ATCTCATTATAGGCCTTAAAATACATTTCAACGAAAGCTTCATTTTCCAAACATAACTTATAAACACCATTATAACTTTCTTTAATATCCTGCATAATCCCTATTCCTAGATCCACAGGATAACACCCCAAAAATTCTACAAATCTTTCTATATCACTGTCTGAAGTTTCTTTTCTATCTAAGTTATGTAAAATATTCTTTGCAATCAAATATAATCTAGTGTGGCTTTCTTTTTTCGCTTTTGCAATAATCTCTTGTGATAATTGTGCATTTGCAAACACCTCTTCATAAGAAATTAGAGGTTTATTATTCTCCTGTGCAAAAGCCATAAACTCATGAGCAATTCTATCCCCTAAATTTCCTTTTAGAATATTTAAAAATACTCTTTTAGGAATCTTATCACAATTTTTTTTGTAAATCATATAGCTTTTAGAAACCCGTTCAAAGCTTCTAGGAGTTGCTTTTATTTGCTCGCCCTTTAATGTACTTTGTAAATATTCTGGAAATGTAGATATAAACTCTATAACCTTTTCCTCTAGGTTATTTTCAATAGCCCAGGTCAACCAAGCTTTTGAATCACTCTCCATATAAAGCCAAACAAATCTATTTTCTTGCGCTGCATCCATATCAACTACTTGATAATCAACATCATCTCCATATTTACTAGAAGGGTTCATTGCAGCTAATATTTTTACTTTATCATCAAGCTTATACCCATTTATATCTCTGTTTAATATAAGATTCATAAGTTCTTGTTGCACTGTATGCTCACAACGGTTTATTTCATCAATAAATAAAAACACTTCTTTGCCATCATGAATTAAACTATCTATTTCCTGCAGCTTTGTGTGAACCGCATAAACAGTATTTTTTTTGCTAATAGCCCTACCTTTGGCGTCCTTAAAACTATGGTCCTCAACTGTTGGGAGACCGCCTATTTCCCCTTCCTTTAAAAGGTTTCCATCTATAATAACTAGGCTCCAACCTTTCTTTTTTGCTAGTTCTTTAGCTAAGGCAGTTTTTCCTATACCACTTTCCCCTACAATTATTGGAACTTCATCTGTTTCTATAACAAGCTCTGCGCTTTGTAATGTATCCTTAAAATTCATAACTTATCTCCTCTTAAATCATCTTCAGTTTTTCATCAACTGCTATTTTTTTGCAGGCCTTACTTCCATATTTATAAATAAAAATGGTTTTATCCATTGATATATTACCATATTTCTCATTTATACTTTCACAGTTCATAAAATTTCTTACATATTTTTCTGAAATATCTTCACTAGACAATACCTCTTTCAAAGCCCTCTCTACCTCATCCCTTGGTAGGTCATTAATAAAATATTTCATTACCAGTGGATTGTGTTTTAAAAATAATATTTTTTTATTTACATCTATATTTGTAATAAACTTTACAGCAGCTTCATTTTCCGTAATAGCCAATATCTCTGCACTTGTGGTTGCATTTTCTATATATCTTAAAGTCTCATAATTTTTTTCTATAGCTAAAAGTTGTATTTCTTCAATTGGGTTGTCTATAAATCTTATAGAGTCATAATCTTTTTCTATAGCTAATTCTTGTAATAGGGCGCTGGGGCTATTAGCATACTTTATCGCATAGCCCTTTTGGGCAAGACCCATCTCTATCAATTCTTCTGAAGGATTCTTAATAAATTCTAAAGTATTCCAGATCTTTGACACAACATATTTTTTCATATCATAAGTTGGATCTTCTATAAACTCAATGGCCATGCAATTGCTTTTTATTGCCATGTCCTGCATTTCTTCTGTAGGGTTTTTTATATAGCGTATCATTATGCCATCTTTTTTTATAGCCCTAAGCTTCATTTCCTCAGTAAGGTTTTCCATGTTTTTTATAATAATTGGGTTACTATCAATCATTTGTAGAATTTTATCATCTGTCATAAAACTTCACCTCGATACTAGGCAGCCTCATAAAAACAACTATTCAATATGTTAGTTTTTTTTATAATTGCCTTATTAATTTACTCAATTATACCATAAAAAAGAAAAGTATAAATAGTTGTTAACTGTCCCCAACTATTTCTCGGCTATTCAGAATTTCAATAATTTTCTACGAACTAAAAAAAAGAGATATTTTTCTATCTCTTTTATAAACGAACCAAAATTTTAAAATTTATAATCCAAGGTACCGTTGCCCCAATTTTTGCACCTATCTTTTCGATAGGTGGGTGTCCTCAGAGATGTTTAGCAGTCCTTGCCACTTAAATATTGGTCTTATAGGCCTAATATGCATCTAGATCTTGAACTCCCGTATTAATACTGTAGGTTGAAAATAAGAGCTTCACGAATATCCCAGAAATATGAATCTATATAAAATTTTTGAGTAAGTTTAATTACTATCTATTAAGTTCATTATATCAGAATTCAAATAAAATTCAATAGTAAATTAAGGTTTTTTAAAAAAATATAACAAGATGTAAAATATTATAATATTACACTTATTATTCACTTTGATAAGCCCTATGCCATAACACCTTGTTTCTTAAAGTATGATTTTGAATTTTCATGTAATGGAACAACCTCAAGTTCCTTTTGCATTTTCTTCATGGTCTTTAATATTACAACATCGGCAATGTTCATGCCTTCTGAAGATAAAACACCTAAGTTCGCAATTGTCTCTTCTGCAGTTTCTGCAACAATTCCATTTCTTGCAGGTACAATAGAATCATTTATAGCCAAAATTGCAGATTGCACCGCAACTGATGCTGAGGTGGAAAGCTTTAATGCACATCCTTCCTTTGCACCATCACATATCATCCCACTGGTGTTTGCAAGGGTATTCATTATAACTCCGTCTATTTGATCTTCATTAGCGCCCATTAGCCATGCTATAGCTATACCTGCACCAGTCCCTGCCGCAACACCACAAGCACAAAGTGCTGATAATCTTCCTATATAATGTTTTATATAGCTGTTCATAATATGGCTTATTGCCACAGCTTTAGCTAGTTTCTCATCATCTACATTGAATTTATTTTTATACGCCACTAAGGGTAATATTGCTGTAAGCCCATTGTTTCCGCTTCCGTTACTGCTCATAACAGATAAATTAATTCCGGACATTCTAGCGTCACTAGCGGCTGCCGTTAACATCATTGAAGAGGTCATTAGGTCCTCCGAAAGAAAACCTTGGTCTATGCTTTTCTTAAGACTAAATCCAACTCCCATTCCCATTTTTTCTTTAAGTCCAATTCTGGCTATAGTTTCATT
This DNA window, taken from Clostridium estertheticum, encodes the following:
- a CDS encoding serine dehydratase subunit alpha family protein; its protein translation is MKLRNLIVETLKEEVVPAMGCTEPVAVALACAKAKELMIFNYIESAEVFVSPNIYKNGLSVGIPNTQEVGLHIAAALGFIAGESEKDLRVLEGINEKQVRLAKELLHSGKLSLDIKDTSDKIYVEVNLITDKGNCSVIISGKHNRFVYIETLGRVLLDLRKEDKKSNVRNNILYSLRIREIIKEIEKIPHSDIAFMLDGVVMNETIARIGLKEKMGMGVGFSLKKSIDQGFLSEDLMTSSMMLTAAASDARMSGINLSVMSSNGSGNNGLTAILPLVAYKNKFNVDDEKLAKAVAISHIMNSYIKHYIGRLSALCACGVAAGTGAGIAIAWLMGANEDQIDGVIMNTLANTSGMICDGAKEGCALKLSTSASVAVQSAILAINDSIVPARNGIVAETAEETIANLGVLSSEGMNIADVVILKTMKKMQKELEVVPLHENSKSYFKKQGVMA
- a CDS encoding ATP-binding protein, whose amino-acid sequence is MNFKDTLQSAELVIETDEVPIIVGESGIGKTALAKELAKKKGWSLVIIDGNLLKEGEIGGLPTVEDHSFKDAKGRAISKKNTVYAVHTKLQEIDSLIHDGKEVFLFIDEINRCEHTVQQELMNLILNRDINGYKLDDKVKILAAMNPSSKYGDDVDYQVVDMDAAQENRFVWLYMESDSKAWLTWAIENNLEEKVIEFISTFPEYLQSTLKGEQIKATPRSFERVSKSYMIYKKNCDKIPKRVFLNILKGNLGDRIAHEFMAFAQENNKPLISYEEVFANAQLSQEIIAKAKKESHTRLYLIAKNILHNLDRKETSDSDIERFVEFLGCYPVDLGIGIMQDIKESYNGVYKLCLENEAFVEMYFKAYNEIKG